From the genome of Callithrix jacchus isolate 240 chromosome 7, calJac240_pri, whole genome shotgun sequence, one region includes:
- the LOC128932618 gene encoding uncharacterized protein LOC128932618 isoform X1, with amino-acid sequence MVFRWNIRCTFMAILSVRADFCQAQHSVFADK; translated from the coding sequence gTTTTTCGTTGGAATATACGTTGCACATTTATGGCGATTCTGAGTGTGAGGGCAGATTTCTGCCAGGCTCAGCACAGCGTTTTCGCTGACAAGTGA
- the LOC128932618 gene encoding uncharacterized protein LOC128932618 isoform X3, which translates to MAILSVRADFCQAQHSVFADK; encoded by the coding sequence ATGGCGATTCTGAGTGTGAGGGCAGATTTCTGCCAGGCTCAGCACAGCGTTTTCGCTGACAAGTGA